The genomic DNA ACGGCCTGATGATCCTGGTGGCGACGATGGTGCTGCTGATGCTGATCATCAACCAGGTCGGCCGGCTGTCCGACCACTTCGGGCGCAAGCCCGTCCTGATGACCGGCATGATCGGGTTCTTCGTGCTGTCCGCACCGGCCTTCGTGCTGGTGCAGGACGGCAGTCTGCTCGCGGTCTCGGGCGGCATGCTGATGCTCGGCCTGTCGCTGGTCTGTCTGCTGGGCACGATGTCGGCGGCGCTCCCGGCGATGTTCCCGACCAACGTGCGGTACGGGTCCCTGTCGGTCGGCTACAACCTGTCGGCGTCGCTGTTCGGCGGGACCACGCCGCTGGTGATCACCGCGCTGATCAGTGTGACCGGCTCCGACATGATGCCCGCCTACTACTCGATGGCGGCGGCCCTGATCGGTGTGGTGGCCGTGGCCTGCATGAAGGAGACGGCCCAGAAGCCGCTGGCGGGCTCCCCGCCGTCGGTGCAGACCGAGGAGGAGGCGGCGGAGATGGTGGAGGCGCAGGCCCCGACGCCGAAGTTCTGACGCCGCGGTCGCGGGCACACGCCGGGGGCGGTGGGGTTCGGTGCGAACCCCACCGCCCGTCGGCGTGTCAGGCCTTTCTCAGCCGCGGGTCAGAGGCGCTGCCACAGGGCGGGGACGTTCGGCGGCTCCCAGCCGGGGTAGGCGGTGTGGCCCTGGATGCACCGGTAGCTGACGCCGTCGTAGCTCACCTCGTCACCGGCCGCGTAGGTGGCTCCCAGCTGCCAGGTGGTCTCACCGCCGTCGTCGCCGGGCACGGTGAGGGTGTACGTGGTGGTGTGGGTGACGGTGCCCGTGCCCGTGAGGGTCAGGGTGTAGGTGCCGCCGGCCGTGCCCGCGGCGACCTGGACCGTGGCGGTCGAGGACTGGCCGGAGGTGACCGAGTCCGGGCTGAAGCTCACGCTCACACCGGTCGGCGCGCCGGATGCCGACAGCCGCACGTTCTGCGCGTCGCCGCCGGTCGTGGCGGTGTTCACGGTGACGGACGCGGAGCTGCCCGGGTCGATGGTGCCCGAGGACGGGTTCGCGGAGATCGAGAAGTCGTCCTGCGGGTTGGGCGCGTCCCCGACGGCGGTCTTCCAGATCGTGTAGGCGATGCCGTCGGCGCTGCGGTTCAGCGCGGTGGCGCTGATGTTGGCGGTGGTGTCGCAGGCGGAGTGGTAGCACGGGTCGTAGGACCGGCCCGCGGTACCGCCCCACTTGGCGGCCTCCGAGGACGACTTGATGGCGGAGGCGCCGGTGGCGTAGCCGGAGGTGGGGATGCCGGCCTGCTGGAAGGAGTAGTCGTCGGAGCGGCCCTGGCCCTCGACGTTCTCCTGCGGGGCGAGGCCGAGGGAGGTCCAGTACTCCCGCATCGGGGCGGACGCCGAGGAGGACAGGTTGTTGATGAAGTAGCCGCCGTTGACGGAGGCGACCATGTCGAAGTTGTAGTAGGCCTTGATCCGGGAGCGGTCGGTCGTGGAGAGGTTCCGGGCGTAGAAGTCGGAGCCGTTCAGGCCCTGCTCCTCGTCGGTCCACCAGGCGAAGCGGACGCGGTTCTCCATGGTCGGGTTCTGCTCGGCCAGGGTCAGCGCCGTCTCGAGGAGCGCGGCGGAGCCGGAGCCGTTGTCGTTGATGCCGGGTCCGGCCGAGACGCCGTCGAGGTGGGCGCCGAACATGTAGACGCTGTTCGCGTCGCCCTTCGGCCACTCGGCGATCAGGTTGTTGCCGACGCCGGCGGAGCAGCCGGAGGTGCAGGTCTGCTCGGTGACGGTGTAGCCGGCCGCCTGGAGCTTGCCCTTCACGTACGCGAGGGAGGCGTCGTACCCGGTGCCGGTGGACCGGCGGTTGCCGCCGTTCTGCGCGGCGATCGAGCCGAACTGCGCCAGGTGGGCCTGCACCTGGGCGACGTCGACGTCGGGCGGCGTGCCCGGGTTGTTCCCGCCGCCCACGGTGAGGGTGTACTGGGCGGTGTGGCTCTTGCTGCCCGCCGTGCCCTTGACCGTGAGCGAGTAGGTACCGGCGGCGGCGCCTGCCGTGGTGGACACGCGCATCGTCGACCTGGAGCCCGAGGTGACCGTCGACGGGCTGAAGGTGACGCTCACGCCGGGCGGGGTGCCGGTGGCGGTCAGCGACACCTGCTGGGCGCTGCCGGTGACGGTGGTGGTGTTGACGGTGGCGTCGACCGCGGAACCGGCCTCGGCGTTGCCGCTCGCCGGGCTGAGGGCCAGCGAGAAGTCGGTCTCCTGCCGGGTGCAGGTGGGGTCGCCGCTCTGGGCCGGGATGTCGATCGCGTTCCAGGCCGCCCTGGTGGCGTCGAACAGGCCGCAGGACGCGTCCAGGTTCTTGGCCGCGGTGAGGGTGGCGGAGCGGTACCGCTTGTAGGTCATGCCGCTGGTCTTGAGCAGCATCCCGCCGTAGAAGATCTTTCCGGCGTTCTGGATGCCGATGCCGGTCACCTGGCTGCCGTCGCAGGTGGGACTGGAGGGCTTGCCGCCACCGGGGTTGGAGCCCTCGGCGAGGAGGTAGAACCAGTGGTTCATCGGCCCGGCGGCCGCGTGCTCCTCGGTCCTCGGGATGGCGGAGGAGTAGCAGTTGGGGTCGTTGTTGACCAGCTGCGGGTTGTACATGTTGCGGATCGGGCCGCGGCCCTGGAGGTTGATCTCCTCGCCGACGGTGTAGTCGGGGGTGTCGTACCCGGAGGGCTGGTTGGCGTAGGCCTCGGTGAGGGCGCCCATGATGTCGCCGGTGGCCTCGCCCAGGCCGCTCTCGTGGTTGGCGCCGCCGGGGGTGAAGCTGTCCAGGCCGTGGCCGTACTCGTGGCCGACCACGTCCATGCCGGCGATCCACTTGTTGGCGCTGTTGTGGCCGATGGTGACCCGGGAGCCGTCCCAGTAGGCGTTGAGCTGATTGAGCCCGACGGAGGTGGGCCAGCTGCCGCCGTTGCCGTTGTGGCCGTTGCGGCCGAGCCAGTCGCGGAGCATGTCCGACTCCTTCTGCGCCGCGTACATGACGTCGACGCAGCCGGTCTCACGGCTGGAGGCGTTGCCGGTGCCCCAGTCGTCGTCCGGTCCGGTGAACAGGCCGCCGTTGTAGTCCGAGCACTGCAGGCCGGGGCGGGTGGTGTCGCGCAGGGCGTACTGGCTGCCGGAGCGGGAGGTGTCGATGGTCAGCGGGTCGGGGCCGTTCCATTCGCTGTGGCCGGTGCCGGCCTTCACGTCGTCGTAGCTGTCGACGACCTTGCCGGTGCGGGCGTCGACGAAGACGTGCAGCTTGCTCGGCGCATGGTCCTTGGTGGTGCCGACGAGCACGGTCTCCCAGGCGAGGGTCTGGACGTCGTCCTTGACGCGGACCACCAGGCGCCTGGAGTCGACCTTGTCGACGTTCGCGAGCCGTTCGCGGCTGATCCTCACCGCCTGCTCGGACTTGATCCGGGCCTCGGTGGGCACGGCTGTCGCGCCCTCGGTGGCGGACCGGACGGCGCGGACCCTGCCCTCGCCGTCGGCGAGGACGACGGCGTCGCCGCCGACCACCGGCAGACCGTTGTAGGTGCGCTCGTAGGCGACGGAGAACAGGTTCTTGTCCCAGGGGGTGACCTGGTGGCGGTCGTACTGCTCGTCGGGGCCGCCGGCGACGAGGGCGTCCAGGCCGCTGCGTACGGCCTGGTCGGCCGCGGCGACGGCCCTCTCGACGGGGCTGGGTTCCGCCGCGGAGGGCGCGGACCGCTCCGACGCCGAGGCGAGGGAGGCCGGTACCACCACCCCTGCGAGTGTCATGGCCAGGACTGTCCCGGCCACCGCGGTCTGTCTGAGCATCGTGGCTCCTTGTGAGAGTGGGGGGCTCCTTGCGGGCCGGCCCGGGCCGTGACATGCCGGACGCGCACCCTGGGGTGCGGGGACGCGTCCATCAGGTGTCATTTGCATGTCATGTCGCGGGCTGGCGGAACCCTCACACCCCGCCACACCGGAATCAACGACTCCGCGAGCTTGGTCCAGACCTGTCAAAATCCGGCAAGTTCGTGTGCGCGGCGCAGAGGTGCCGCGCGCCTCGCTGCCCCGAGCGCCACCGGAGCGCTCCGCCGCCTCACTCCCCCGCGTCCCGCAGCCGCTCCCGGTAGGCCCTGACCTCGGGCAGGTCGGCCCACCGCCCGGTGAGCCGGCTGTGCAGGCCGCGCAGTTCGGCGGTGACCATCGACTCGCGCGAGCGCACCGCCTCCGGCAGGACCTCCGAGGCGAGGGCGACGGCGGCGCCGGGATCGCCCGCACACGCCCAGCTGTCCGCCAGCCGCAGGGTGAGCAGCAGCCGGGCGCCGCGCATCTGGGGCGGCACCTGGGCGCGCGAGCGTGCGGTGGCGTCGACCGCGCGTCGGGCCGCCGCCCGGTCCCCGGTCGCCACGGCGAGGTCCCGCAGGGCGCCGCCGATCGCCGAGTCCACCCGCATCGCGCCTTCGGCCCCGGCCATCCAGGGCGCTTCCAGGTGGTCCTGCGGGCCGAGGCGGGCGAACCCCCGCCGGGCCAGGGAGATGTGCCGCCGGCACGCGGCCGCGTCGCCCGCCAGGGCGTGACCGCGCGCCTGGTAGAGGTCCGACAGGGTGGCCATCCACCGGCGCCGGGCGTCCACCGCCCCGATGCCCTGCGCGTACCCGAGCATCAGGGAAGGGTCCCCGTCGAGCCGGACCAGGGTGCACATGTCGCTGAGCAGGGTCGCGCGGGCCGAGGCGTCCTGGACCGCGTCCGCCCAGCGCAGTCCGTGCCCGAACCAGGCCATGGCGACGCCGATCTGCCCCCGCTCCATCCGCAGCCGGCCGGCGACCTGGGCGTACTGGGCGCCGAGCCGCAACTGCCCGTACGGCAGCCGCCCGGCTGAGTTGACCTCGCCCGCCCAGCGGGCCAGGGCCCGCAGCAGCCCCTCGACGGCCGTCACCCGGCCCTCGTGCCGGAACGCCTCCCGGATCAGGCAGGCCAGCACCGCGGTGAGGCCGTGCAGCACCTCCGCCTCGGCGGCCGCCGCTCCGGTGCCGGAGCCCCACGCCGGGGCCGGACCGCCTGCCGGACCCGGCCCGTGGAGCAGCGCCGGTAACTCATCCGGTTCGGGCACCGCGCACCCCGCGGTGCCGTGCAGCGGGCAGGCCAGCCCCTCGGCGGGCAGCCGCGCGGGCCACATCCGGGAGTCCGGCGCGTCCTGCCCGCGGGGGCGTCCGCGCCGGGCAGCGGCGCGAACAGCGCAGGGTCGGCCGGGAAGCGGCCCGGTCTCCGCGGCACCTCGCGCGGCGCGGCGACGACCGCGGCCAGTTCGCCGCCCGTCTCCAGCACCGCGTCGAGCCGCCGCACCAGCCCCACGGGCGGTTCGCGCAGGCCCGCCTCGAGTTTGCTCACCGCGGAGTGGTGATAGCCCACGCGCAGGCCGAGTTGCAGCTGGGTGAGTCCGGCCGCCCTGCGCAGGGAGCGCAACTGCCGCCCGAACTCGGCCCACGGAGCCCCGGCCGCCCCCGCCGGTCCGGCCGTCCGTGCCGATCCACCGGTCATCCGCCCTCCCCCGGTCGCGCCCCCGCCGCGGGCCGTGCGCCGCCCGGGCTTCGCGCCTCCACTGCTGGACAGCACAGAGGAGGGGCGGTGCCGCGTCAATCGAGTTGACCGAAGAGCGGCCGAACCGGTCCCGGTCGGTTTCGGCGAGGTCGGGCTACGATCGATCAACGGCCGCGGACGACCGGCCGGGAGCCCGGAGAACTGGGAGACACACCGTGTTCTACTACGTGCTCAAGTACGTACTGCTGGGCCCGCTGCTGAGGGTCGTCTTCCGCCCCCGGATCGAAGGGCTCGACCATGTGCCGGGATCGGGGGCGGCCATCGTCGCGGGCAACCACCTCTCCTTCTCGGACCACTTCCTCATGCCCGCGGTGCTCAAGCGCCGCATCACCTTCCTGGCCAAGGCCGAGTACTTCACCGGGCCTGGCCTGAAGGGCAGGCTGACCGCGTTCTTCTTCCGCAGCGCGGGGCAGATCCCCGTGGACCGCTCGGGCAAGGAGGCGGGACAGGCGGCGATCCGCGAGGGGCTCGGGGTGCTGGGCAGGGGCGAGTTGCTCGGCATCTATCCGGAGGGCACCCGCTCGCACGACGGCCGGCTGTACAAGGGCAAGGTCGGCGTGGCGGTGATGGCGCTCAGGGCCGGGGTACCGGTCGTGCCCTGCGCGATGATCGGCACCTTCGAGGCGCAGCCGCCGGGCCGGAAGATCCCGAAGCTGCACCCGGTGGTCATCCGCTTCGGCGAACCCCTCGACTTCTCCCGCTACGCGGGCATGGAGGGCGAGAAGGCCGTGCTGCGCGCCGTCACCGACGAGATCGTCTACGCGATCCTCTCCCTGTCCGGTCAGGAGTACGTCGACCGGTACGCGGCGGACGTGAAGGCCGAGGAGGCCCAGAAGGCGGCGCAGGGCCGGAAGTTCCCCCGGCTGCCGCACCGCTAGCAGGCACGCCCCCCATCTGCCGTCGGCAGAAGGGCGTGCCCGTCGGGCGGCCGGACGCCTACCGTCGCCGTATGACACGTGCAGTGGTGATCGGGGCGACGGGACAGATCGGGCGGGCGTCGGTCGACGCGCTGGCCCGGGACGGCTGGGAGGTGACGGCCGTCTCGCGGGGCGGAGACCGGGACGGGCGGTGGCCCAAGGACGTACAAGTGGTCCGGGCCGACCGGGAGGACGACGCGGCGCTGTCGGCGGCGGTGGGCGAGGGCTGCGACGTCCTGGTGGACGTGGTGGCCTACGGGGAGCGGGAGGCACGGCAGTTGGTCTCGCTCGCCGGGCGGGTCGGCTCGGCGGTGGTGATCTCCAGTGTCTCGGTCTACGAGGACGACAGGGGCCGCAACTTCGACACGCAGGCCGAGCCCGACGGCTTCCCCGAGTACCCGGTGCCGATCACTGAGGCGCAGCGCACCGTCCGCCCGGGGGACGGCTCGTACAGCACCGGCAAGGCGGCGCTGGAGCGGGAACTCCTCGCGGCCGGCGACCGGTTGCCGGTGACACTGCTGCGGGCGGGCGCGATCCACGGCCCGTACTGCCGGACTCCGCGCGAGCTGTACTTCGTCAAGCGCAACCTCGACGGCAGGCGCCGGCGCGTACTCGCGTACGGCGGTGCGAGCCGCTTCCACCCGGCGAGCGTGCGCAACATCGCCGAGCTGATCCGGCTGGCCGCCCCGCGACCGGGCACGCGCGTCCTGAACGCGGTGGATCCGGACGCCCCGACGGTGACGGAGATCGCGGCGGCGATCGACGCGGTGATGGGCGTCCGGACGCGGGACGTGCTGTTGGACGGCCCGCCGGCGGACGGCGTCGGGGACACCCCGTGGAGCGTGCCCGCGCCGGTGGTGTGCGACATGAGCGCGGCCCGGGAGCAACTGGGCTATCGCCCGGTGGTCCGGTACGCCGACGCCCTGCCGGAGACGGTGGCCTTCATCGAGGAGCGGCTGGCCGGGCGGGACTGGCGGGAGGCCTATCCGAAGATGTTCAAGGCGTACGGCGACCTCTTCGACTACGCGGCGGAGGACGCCTTCGCCGCGGAACGGTAGCGGCACAGGAGCAAGGGGGCGACCGGTCGGACCGGTCGCCCCCTTGCCGCTCGCCCCGTGCGGGTTACGGCTTGGGCGTGGCGTGCGGCGCGCAGGTCACGTCGCGGGCGTCCGTCCTGCCGGTGAGCAGGTAGGTGTCGACCCGGTCGTTGACGCACGGGTTGACCAGGCCGGTGACGCCGTGCGAGCCGGCGTCCCGCTCGGTGATCAGGCGGGAGCCCCTGAACCGCTGGTGCAGTTCGACGGCGCCCTCGTACGGGGTGGCCGCGTCGCGCTCGGACTGGACGATCAGCACCGGGGGAAGTCCCTTGCCGGTCTTCACGTTCAGCGGGGTCTGCTGCTTGACCGGCCAGGTGGCGCAGGGCAGGTTCATCCAGGCGTTGGCCCAGGTCATGAACGGGTGGTCGCGGTGGAGCCGGGTGTTGTCCCGGTCCCAGGTGCGCCAGTTGGCGGGCCACTTGGCGTCGGTGCACTCCACGGCCGTGTAGACGGCGTTGCCGTTCTCCGCGGAGGCGTTGCCCGCGGTGTCGGACAGGTCGGGTGCGGCGGCGTCGACGAGCGCCTGGGTGTCACCGGCGACGTACTGGCTGAAGATCTCCGCGGTCGGCGCCCAGGCCGAGTCGTAGTACGGGGCGCTCTGGAAGAAGGAGATCAGCTCGGCCGGTCCGACGACGCCGCCCAGCGGCTCCTTCGCGGCCCTGGCGCGCAGCTTCAGCCACTGGTCCTGGACCTCGGCGCGGGTGTCGCCGAGGTGGTAGGCGGCGTCGTTCTCGGCGACCCAGTCCTGCCAGTCCTTCCAGCGGCTCTCGAAGGCGACGTCCTGGTCCAGGTTGGCCTGGTACCAGATCTTGTCGCGGGACGGGTTGACGACGCTGTCGACGACCATGCGGCGGACGTGGTCCGGGAAGAGGGTGCCGTAGACCGCGCCGAGGTAGGTGCCGTAGGAGACGCCGAGGTAGTTGAGCTTCTTCTCGCCGAGGGCGGCGCGGATGACGTCGAGGTCGCGCGCGGTGTTCGGCGTGGTCATGTGCGGGAGCATCTCGCCGCTGCGCTCGAGGCAGCCCTCGGCGTACTCGCGGGCGAGCTTGCGCTGGGCGAGCTTGTCGGCCTCCGACCCGGGCACGGGGTCGGCCTTGGGCGCCTTGACGAACTCCTGCGGGTCGACGCAGGAGATGGGCGCGGAGTGGCCGACGCCGCGCGGGTCGAAGCCGACGAAGTCGTAGGCCTTGGCGGTGTTGGCCCACACCGCGCTCTTGCTCGTCACGCGGGCCGGGAAGCGCAGGCCGGAGCCGCCGGGGCCGCCGGGGTTGTAGATGAGCGCGCCCTGGCGCTCGCTCCTGGTGCCGGTGTTGCCGATGCGGTCGACGGCGAGCTTGATCTGCTTGCCGTACGGCTTGGCGTAGTCCATCGGCACCGTGACGTAGCCGCACTGGATGGGCTTGGGCAGGTTCCAGTCGGCGGCGCAGTCCTCCCAGTCGATGCCCGCCCGGGCGGCGCGGGCGGCGGCGACGGCGGCACCGCGCGCCTCCCGGTCCCAGCCCCGCCCGTGCCCGTGGCCGTCGGCCGGGGTGGCGCTCGCGGCAGGTGCCGAGACGGCGCCGGCGATCAGCGTGGCGGTGACCAGCGCTCCGGCCGTGCCGAACGCGGTCGCCCTCCGCCGTATGCTGCTCTTCCTCAAGTGGCCCTCCCCGTACGTGTTCTCGCGACAAGTACGGGGATCCTCGCCGCTGTGGGTTTCCTGA from Streptomyces sp. CB09001 includes the following:
- a CDS encoding lysophospholipid acyltransferase family protein, which encodes MFYYVLKYVLLGPLLRVVFRPRIEGLDHVPGSGAAIVAGNHLSFSDHFLMPAVLKRRITFLAKAEYFTGPGLKGRLTAFFFRSAGQIPVDRSGKEAGQAAIREGLGVLGRGELLGIYPEGTRSHDGRLYKGKVGVAVMALRAGVPVVPCAMIGTFEAQPPGRKIPKLHPVVIRFGEPLDFSRYAGMEGEKAVLRAVTDEIVYAILSLSGQEYVDRYAADVKAEEAQKAAQGRKFPRLPHR
- a CDS encoding XRE family transcriptional regulator produces the protein MWPARLPAEGLACPLHGTAGCAVPEPDELPALLHGPGPAGGPAPAWGSGTGAAAAEAEVLHGLTAVLACLIREAFRHEGRVTAVEGLLRALARWAGEVNSAGRLPYGQLRLGAQYAQVAGRLRMERGQIGVAMAWFGHGLRWADAVQDASARATLLSDMCTLVRLDGDPSLMLGYAQGIGAVDARRRWMATLSDLYQARGHALAGDAAACRRHISLARRGFARLGPQDHLEAPWMAGAEGAMRVDSAIGGALRDLAVATGDRAAARRAVDATARSRAQVPPQMRGARLLLTLRLADSWACAGDPGAAVALASEVLPEAVRSRESMVTAELRGLHSRLTGRWADLPEVRAYRERLRDAGE
- a CDS encoding alpha/beta hydrolase, whose product is MRKSSIRRRATAFGTAGALVTATLIAGAVSAPAASATPADGHGHGRGWDREARGAAVAAARAARAGIDWEDCAADWNLPKPIQCGYVTVPMDYAKPYGKQIKLAVDRIGNTGTRSERQGALIYNPGGPGGSGLRFPARVTSKSAVWANTAKAYDFVGFDPRGVGHSAPISCVDPQEFVKAPKADPVPGSEADKLAQRKLAREYAEGCLERSGEMLPHMTTPNTARDLDVIRAALGEKKLNYLGVSYGTYLGAVYGTLFPDHVRRMVVDSVVNPSRDKIWYQANLDQDVAFESRWKDWQDWVAENDAAYHLGDTRAEVQDQWLKLRARAAKEPLGGVVGPAELISFFQSAPYYDSAWAPTAEIFSQYVAGDTQALVDAAAPDLSDTAGNASAENGNAVYTAVECTDAKWPANWRTWDRDNTRLHRDHPFMTWANAWMNLPCATWPVKQQTPLNVKTGKGLPPVLIVQSERDAATPYEGAVELHQRFRGSRLITERDAGSHGVTGLVNPCVNDRVDTYLLTGRTDARDVTCAPHATPKP
- a CDS encoding NAD(P)-dependent oxidoreductase, translating into MTRAVVIGATGQIGRASVDALARDGWEVTAVSRGGDRDGRWPKDVQVVRADREDDAALSAAVGEGCDVLVDVVAYGEREARQLVSLAGRVGSAVVISSVSVYEDDRGRNFDTQAEPDGFPEYPVPITEAQRTVRPGDGSYSTGKAALERELLAAGDRLPVTLLRAGAIHGPYCRTPRELYFVKRNLDGRRRRVLAYGGASRFHPASVRNIAELIRLAAPRPGTRVLNAVDPDAPTVTEIAAAIDAVMGVRTRDVLLDGPPADGVGDTPWSVPAPVVCDMSAAREQLGYRPVVRYADALPETVAFIEERLAGRDWREAYPKMFKAYGDLFDYAAEDAFAAER
- a CDS encoding M28 family peptidase: MLRQTAVAGTVLAMTLAGVVVPASLASASERSAPSAAEPSPVERAVAAADQAVRSGLDALVAGGPDEQYDRHQVTPWDKNLFSVAYERTYNGLPVVGGDAVVLADGEGRVRAVRSATEGATAVPTEARIKSEQAVRISRERLANVDKVDSRRLVVRVKDDVQTLAWETVLVGTTKDHAPSKLHVFVDARTGKVVDSYDDVKAGTGHSEWNGPDPLTIDTSRSGSQYALRDTTRPGLQCSDYNGGLFTGPDDDWGTGNASSRETGCVDVMYAAQKESDMLRDWLGRNGHNGNGGSWPTSVGLNQLNAYWDGSRVTIGHNSANKWIAGMDVVGHEYGHGLDSFTPGGANHESGLGEATGDIMGALTEAYANQPSGYDTPDYTVGEEINLQGRGPIRNMYNPQLVNNDPNCYSSAIPRTEEHAAAGPMNHWFYLLAEGSNPGGGKPSSPTCDGSQVTGIGIQNAGKIFYGGMLLKTSGMTYKRYRSATLTAAKNLDASCGLFDATRAAWNAIDIPAQSGDPTCTRQETDFSLALSPASGNAEAGSAVDATVNTTTVTGSAQQVSLTATGTPPGVSVTFSPSTVTSGSRSTMRVSTTAGAAAGTYSLTVKGTAGSKSHTAQYTLTVGGGNNPGTPPDVDVAQVQAHLAQFGSIAAQNGGNRRSTGTGYDASLAYVKGKLQAAGYTVTEQTCTSGCSAGVGNNLIAEWPKGDANSVYMFGAHLDGVSAGPGINDNGSGSAALLETALTLAEQNPTMENRVRFAWWTDEEQGLNGSDFYARNLSTTDRSRIKAYYNFDMVASVNGGYFINNLSSSASAPMREYWTSLGLAPQENVEGQGRSDDYSFQQAGIPTSGYATGASAIKSSSEAAKWGGTAGRSYDPCYHSACDTTANISATALNRSADGIAYTIWKTAVGDAPNPQDDFSISANPSSGTIDPGSSASVTVNTATTGGDAQNVRLSASGAPTGVSVSFSPDSVTSGQSSTATVQVAAGTAGGTYTLTLTGTGTVTHTTTYTLTVPGDDGGETTWQLGATYAAGDEVSYDGVSYRCIQGHTAYPGWEPPNVPALWQRL